One genomic region from Leishmania mexicana MHOM/GT/2001/U1103 complete genome, chromosome 15 encodes:
- a CDS encoding putative replication Factor A 28 kDa subunit yields the protein MLASTPGSNFGGAVASSNSSGGQQPQRRMHPIRPLTIKQMLEAQSVGGGVLVVDGREVTQATVVGRVVGYENANMASGGGAITAKHFGYRITDNTGMLVVRQWIDADRMQEPLPLNTQVRASGTVNVWQQTPIVTGTVVSMADSNEMNYHMLDAILTHLRLTQGNKRAPSSGVSIQNTASAVGMHNMLPGGDNKVLLTDLLVSFIKQHGSSGAGMSMDELTMSAQRYGFTHGDVRTAMRTLAAEGKVYQTHDNRFNI from the coding sequence aTGCTCGCTTCGACCCCTGGCAGCAACTTCGGGGGCGCCGTCGCATCCTCGAACAGCAGTGGCggccagcagccgcagcgtcgcatGCATCCCATTCGCCCCCTCACGATCAAGCAGATGCTGGAGGCTCAGagcgttggcggcggtgttcTGGTCGTGGACGGCCGCGAGGTGACGCAGGCGACCGTCGTTGGCCGTGTGGTGGGCTACGAGAACGCCAACATGGCCTCgggtggtggcgccatcACTGCCAAGCACTTTGGGTACCGAATTACCGACAACACGGGCATGCTCGTCGTGCGCCAGTGGATCGATGCAGACAGGATGCAGGAGCCACTTCCCCTTAACACGCAGGTACGCGCGTCTGGTACGGTGAATGTGTGGCAGCAGACCCCCATCGTCACCGGCACCGTGGTGAGTATGGCGGACAGCAATGAAATGAATTACCACATGCTGGACGCCATTCTCACGCACTTGCGTCTGACACAGGGCAACAAGCGTGCCCCGAGCAGTGGTGTCTCGATACAGAACACGGCCTCGGCCGTCGGCATGCACAACATGCTGCCTGGCGGCGACAACAAGGTGCTGCTGACAGACCTCCTGGTCTCTTTCATCAagcagcacggcagcagcggtgccggcatGTCGATGGATGAGCTGACGATGTCGGCGCAGCGCTACGGCTTCACCCACGGTGACGTGCGCACGGCGATGAGAACGCTGGCAGCGGAGGGGAAGGTGTACCAGACCCACGACAACCGCTTCAACATCTGA